The Vigna unguiculata cultivar IT97K-499-35 chromosome 11, ASM411807v1, whole genome shotgun sequence genomic sequence ttcattcttttatttattggGGCTTAATATGTTTGATTTTGGAAACTGCAATTCCtttcttttatgaaaacaaTGAATGTGAATATTCATTTATTGAATTGAATACATGATTTTGATTCAGCAGACACTGTTCAGAGGAAAAGTGTGTGGAGAAGATATATTAAGAGATACCAATATGGTTATATCAGTGGCTTCTTCTTGGTGGTGAATTTCATGGAATGACAGAATTGAATAAGAGCACATGATAAGTCTCAATGATGGGGTCCTTTCACGTAGAGAAGAAATGGCAATTTCCTCTCATTATGATCTCAATTGTTTTCATATTCTTTCTAGCAACTTGCTTCAACATGGGGCTTGTCTCTACAATTCACAGCTTCAATTCAATATTATTCTTTCTCCCATCTCGCCTAGCCATAAACCAGTCTGCTCCAGTTTTTGTGGAGACAAAGATTCCTTCTACAGCTCCAGGTCCTACTGTGCTTGCAATTCCTCGTTTTGCTTATTTGATTTCTGGCTCAAAAAATGACTTGGAGAAGCTTTGGAGAACTCTTCTAGTCCTTTACCATCCCCTGAACCATTATATTGTTCATTTGGACCTTGAGTCACCACTAGAGGTGAGGTTGGAGCTTGCTTCTAGAATTGAGAAACAGCCTATTTTCTCTGAGGTTGGGAATGTTTTCATGATTCAGAAAGCTAATATGGTCACTTACAGAGGACCAACCATGATTTCTCACACTCTTCATGCTTGTGCCATTCTGCTCAAGAGAACTAAGGACTGGGATTGGTTTATTAACCTCAGTGCTTCAGATTACCCTCTCGTGACTCAGGATGGTTAGTGTCTCATCTATataattgtttcaattttctGTTCTCCTCACGTTGAAAATATGCCTACATATCTGCTGTCTAAAAGTGAACAATTTCATGAGTTTTGGTTAGGTTTCAAAGTTTTAGGATGTTAAGATAATGATACTAATATAAGTTTTATGATTAAGAATGTTATCTGTTTGATTTTATGATGAAGATATTGTTAGTATTTGGATTTTGTCTTACACTTTAGCTCTATATACAGTGTCCCtgataaaaatttcataagcTTCTCTACCTAACACcacttttctaaaaaatatttttttgataaaaaaacaaaaggttcTGATTCACACTATATGTTGTTGCTCCTGATTCTTAGATACTTGCACTTACTTGGGTGTTGTTTTTGTTCAGATCTTCTATATACTTTTTCTGATGTAGACAGAAGCCTTAACTTCATTGAGCACACAAGTCATTTGGGATGGAAGCAGTGagtttcttcttttctcctctccttctcATAATCAATTCTGAAATGTAGTTATGCACATAATAATGAATTGAACTATTCCCTTGAGATATGAAATCCTGATATGCACTAAATGATTTGACCCAAACTGTGCAGGGAAAAACGGGCAATGCCTTTAATTATTGATCCAGGTCTTTACAGGACAAACAAGTCTGATGTTTTTTGGGTTGGTCCTAAGAGAACTTTGCCAAcagcatttaaattatttactggTTAGTTTGTCCCTTTTGGTTTCCATTTATTCATCCTTAATAAGTTATTACTTGATCACTACTGAAATGGTGCACTTATGTTTATCCGGATTATTGTCTAAAATTTTGCTGTTTAGTCTGACTAGTTACTGACTAGTTTGAGAGTGAATACACTGCTACAATAGGATTATCTTTTTTCATTCTTAAGTGCATTGAAAATTCTAGTTTTTCATGCGTAAAATATGATGTCATATAGCCTTTTCTAATAAGACTTATGGCGTGTTTGATTTCCATTTTCAAAatctcttttaattttcaagaaaaaaggTTGGTCAGATAACTGGTGGAGGGTAATGAAAGGCGCAGAACAAAGTGTGAAATTGAGGGAGAGGTTTAACAAAATGTACACAGAAGATGTGAAAACATCTCCTAGTTATGAGTTTTCgattttgacattttttcataaattcataccaaacattattataaaatttgacatCTCTATTAAACTAAGAACATAAAATTCACCAAACGTCACACATATCATatcataaaaaggaaaagaaacaagatacAAAATCACAGGTACTAACTACACCAAACTCAAACAGAACACAAAACACACTCTTACTAAACAAAATGAAACATAGGAAGCTGAAACCTATTATGGTACGAGAATTTGATTGCTGAGAAGCATGAGGTTATGTTAAGATACATTCTTTAAAACCATAAAGTTAGAAGAGAATCAAACATGCCCTTTTCTTTCAATTGCAttcttttgttaaataatgGTCGGTATCAACATTGCAGGTTCAGCATGGATGGTTTTATCACGCTCCTTTGTAGAATATGTTGTGTGGGGTTGGGATAATCTTCCAAGGACCCTTCTCATGTACTACACTAATTTCATCTCCTCCCCTGAAGGCTACTTTCAGACTGTGATATGCAATGAGCCAGAACTAGCCAAAACTATTGTGAACAGTGACTTGCATTATATTTCATGGGACAATCCCCCCAAACAGCACCCTCATGTCCTTACAATCAATGACACAAACAAGATGATTGCAAGCAAAGCTGCTTTTGCAAGGAAATTCAAGCACAATGATCCAGTCTTGGATGAGATTGATAAACAATTACTAAATAGGGAAAAGGAACAACTATTCACCCCAGGTGGTTGGTGTTCTGGGAATCCGACATGTTCAAAGGTTGGCAACATTTACAAGATTACACCTGGTCCTGGATCTCGAAGGCTGCGCTTCCTTGTAACTAGGCTAACTTGGATGGCTAAATTTGGTCAGAAACAGTGTAAATAGATATGTTGTGggaatttttattgttaaagaGTTAGAGGAGTGAAACAGATTAAGGTCACTTTAATGGCCAGATATTTCACTCCAACATTCAGTCCATACCTTAAATTGCAGGGTACAACAGTCCTAGATATGAACATAGTCAAAGTTCACACCTGACACCATTTCAGTTTTAAAGGTGGAAAGAGAGTCACAGTGTTGATTGAGAATTTTCGCAGTTAGttcaaaaatatatcattaGTTTCAAATTCTAGTGGTTCAAAGAAAATTTTGGTAGTTAGTTCAAATTATACGTGTAGTTTCTaatagaactaaattgaaatagaattttatcaacacataaaaatgttaaaatcttCAACCGAATTTAGAAATCTGCAACCACACTAAACTAAACCaaggtaattttatttaattatcaataggTTATGATGTACGGATAAGATATGTGTATTGAATACGAAACATATTCGATAcgcatatatttattttaaaaataatatatatatatatatatatatatatatatatatatatatatatatatattaaaaagtctacaataatttttaaaaacatgataaatatataattgttattatgtgTATCCCCAATCAGCACTCATGATGAATTGGGCCTCCATCAGCGCTATAAGGAATTGGGCCTTGCTGTAGGATCCAATCTTTCTAAAACAGTTCCTTAATGTTTTCCTATATGTGTTTTATAGtctttacttttgtaaatagtaaaacacTTTTTCTCTTTTGCAATAATATTAGTTTCTTTTGTCTCTTAGTGCGTCGTGCTTTCTCTCTTTCGTCTCTCCATGTGCACCAATATTCACCACTTTCGCTTGACAATTTCTCCTATGCTAATGAGAATCAGGTTTCTtaagatggtatcagagcttttCTTTTGAAGAGCTCTGTTGTGCATCACTCtattttcccttttctttctctttcgtTCTTTCTTCGTTTCTTTTTAGGGTTTCTTGtccctattttctttctttgatgGTCACGGAGAATGATTCCAAAACTCTTGTTGTTGCTAACGATTTCAATGCCTCGCATAGTTTTCTTTACTTGCATCCCAGTGAAAATCCAGCAATTTCTCTCGTATCACCCGTTCTCGAATCACACAACTATCACTCATGGAGTAAATCATTTGCCATTGCCCTTAGTGCAAAGAACAAGATGGAGTTCATTGATGGGACTGCTCCGGCCGACAAAGACAGATCCGAATTATCAGGCTTGGAGAAGGTGTAATAACATGGTGGTATCTTGGTTGACTCACTTTGTTTCGCCCTCGATCAGACAGAGCATATTGTGGATGGACAAGTTTGAAGAGATATGGAAAGACCTACAATCCAGGTTCTTTCAAGAAATTTACTTGGTATTTTAGAATTACAACTTGAAGCATCCTCTCTTAAGCAAGGAAATTTATCGGTTACTAAGTATTTCACAAAGATTCGTGTTATTTAGGATGAACTTGACAATTTTCATCTAGATTTGGTTTGTAGTGGCCCTATTAAATGTGTTTGTGATCTCGTCAGTTCTTTTCATTAGAGGAAGATCGAAGACCATGCTATGCAGTTCTTGAGGGGTATGAATGAACAATACGACAACGTTACTTCCCACGTTCTGATGATGGATCCAATCCCTCCCATCTCAAAGATCTTTTCTTATGTGGTTTAACATGAAAGGCAGATTGGCGGAAACAATTCTCTGAGTGGAAATGAGGTCAAAATCAACAACACCAACGTTACTTGTAGTTATTGTAAAAGGGATGGTCACACTGAGTCAGTGTGCTATAGAAAACATGGCTTTCCCAGGAACAGTACTGACAAGAATGCTAAAAGCGTATAAAAGATTTGTTCCTTTTGTGGTCGGAATGGTCATACTGTTGATAATTGCTACAGGAAGCATGTCTTCCCACCTGGCTACAAGATAGACAACAGAGAAACCACCGTGAATAATGTTAATACTACTCAAGAAACAAAGAGGCTAATGGTAATCATCTCAACAACAATACCAGGCTTTGATGAGTCTCCTGAAACAGGCTAATGGTAATGGCAGTGAGAATGTCTCTACCAATTAGGTTGGTTCCATTATATCCTGCATCATAGACAAAGGTAAAAATCATGTCTCTTTGATTACTTTCAATTCACATAATAACTGGATTATAGATTCGGGTGCCACAGATCACATATGCTGCTCTCTATCCAACTTAGTTTTCTTTAAAGAAATATCACCTATAAGTGTCAATTTACTTGATGGAAGTAAGGTTCAAGCCACCCATTCGGGTACCGCAAGAATTTTTGAAGACTTATTCATACAAAATGTTCTCTTTGTTCCTAACTTTTCATATAATCTAATATCTATTTCCAAGCTTATGTCACATTCGAATTCCACCATTATTTTTCCACTAATGAGTGTCTTATCCAGGACAAGATATCCACCAAGAAGATTGGTACAACTAGCCTTCAATCAGGGTTATATGTGATAAATTATGGTGCTCAAGCTAAAAGGGATTCTTCTATGCAGATCTGTAACAACACTATGAAAGATAATGTTTGGCACATGCATCTTGGCCATCCTTCACATAAAAGGATGGAAGTTCTCAATAAAAGGTTCCCTTATGTAACTCTTGCTACCAATTCTAATTGTGATGTGTGTCACTTATCTAAGAAATGAAAGTTGCCTTTTTCGAATAGTACATCTTATGCCAATTCTGTTTTTGATTTGACACATGTGGATATTTGGGGACCCTGTACTGTTACTTCCATGAATGGTGATAAATACTTTCTTACCATGGTGATTCACTTGGTTATATATTATGTGCACCAACATTCACCACTTCCGCTTGACAATTTCTCCTATACTAATGAGAATTGGGTTtcttaagatatatatatatatatatatatatatatatatatatatatatatatattgaaaagtctacaataattcttaaaaacatgataaatatataattgttattgtaTGTATCCAAATTAAAGTTTTATGTATTATAgttgttaacataaaaaataataaattgttgtcatcataaaagtacaTACTGCTTTGttaattagatacttcattgataagtatcaataaagtatcctaaagtatcagACACGGATACATGTCAAACATGGATATGTCAACGAAATTGAAGTATTGGTACAATATAGGCTAGGTTActgttttcaattaaaaatgtatacaattttttaattgaaccCTATAATAATGATATCAAGTTTATTACTTACAGTAGAATATTCATTCAAAtagcatattttaaaatataacatcaaattacattGTGAGACAAAGATAAACagaaacattaatatattttattaatgtagATGAAAACTATTTCTAATCAGTCCACATATTTAAgcaaaacatgtttttcaacatgattttttactcaaatttaatatttttaattataaatatccacaacatataattttttgtaatatgaATAGTTTGAGGAacaagaaaatgatattttagaattgatagtggtttaaaaacaATGGgacacaattattttaatattaaattatatgaatatgaaCTTTTGTAAacgaatttcattattttaacaatttttataaatcatttttctagagttctctgacttctctctagaagTTCTCAACCTTCATTGGTTTGATTGAAGATTTGAGACCGTAGGACTGATACTCGCGACGAGCTCTTTAATTTCgactgatcaatttttttttatcgagtAAGTCGTTGTTTTCCTCTTTTTGCATGACCAGTCTGTTTTTGTCTTGTATGTGGGCTTTTCTTGTTTACATGTGCTCTTTGAATCATCAATATGACTCTTTATTAATCAATGGTCCTTATGGTAGGTCATGATCATTCTTGTTATGTTCCTATGTGTAGATAGAAGATCTTGTGAAGTGGAAGTGGAAGGCGTTTTAGATTATTAGAGTTGTTAAGGACTATTTTCACagataagggaagctagttatttatgaaataattctttttttagtaattaGAGTAAAAATGTGGTTTGAATCTTTGAATGGAGTATATGTGTAGAATTTGACTGATTTAATCAATTGTATGGTTTGTGTATGGCAGACTTATTTTATCATATGAAATGTAAAGATAAGAGAATGATTGTTTGGATGTTTATCTCAAGAATTGATGAGTTTGACTTATTTGATTTGCAAGTGATATATATTTGACTTGTAGTATTGTGTTCATTttaaatgatgaagaaaaaGGGAAACACCATTTAGAAGTTAAAAGAGCGGATTGGTCAATTCATTTGAGTTGTGATATGGCCTTGTGTCAATTGGTATTGAAGATTTTGAGGTGTAGATAAAATTGGTTGTTTTTGTATGccaaatttgtttttcattgagACCTTTAAATCCTGTTATTTGATACTTCTTGGgcaaatatatttctaaaacaAGGCTAATTGATAGTTCTACATGGGAAATAACTCAAGAAGCTTTAAACTACTCAATTTAAAACTCAAAAGAAAGAATTATGAGTCCAGATGCAGCGTTAGGTGCCATCGTAGTGCTGCCGAGCACTAGTTGGACATTGTCATTGACTTGGCTAGCGTTGGGCATTACTTTAGGGCCGTCGGGTGtcaccatgttttcaaatttaagcaGTCTTGGGAAAATTGTGATTCTCGCTTCGTTAACCGTCAGATCAAGCTAAAAGTTTGATAATAGATCCTAGGCACTTGAATTGTTACTTTGACTGGTGGGATCTTTGGGTTGAGGTCTGTAGTTAGAAAAGTTAGTCTCTTCTGTTTGTCCTATTTTTAGGTTTCtcttttgtgaaaaacattttttatttatggttttggTTTGATCTTGGAATAAAACAAGATATATGGTTGTTTATAGAGTTGTTGATAAATCCATTGATGAATATGCATGTTATGGAAATATATAATGGATATGAGGATGTATGGAAATATATAATGATTGTAATTGATCACGAACATGATATTACTCAGTATGGATGATTGTTGGGAAAAATCCCCAagaattactttattaatagagaaacaaaataaacacataGACAACTCTCTCATGCCTTTTGACCCCGAGTATACCCACACTCTCCAAAGCAATAATTTAACCCAAACCTCACAGCGCTCTTATTAaagagtataagaaataagaataagaatagtCAACTATAAGCTTGAAATTTCTTTGACTCGAGATAAGGAACATCATGGACTTAGAacccattatatagtcactaacacccACCCCCTTGGTTATCCTAGGCGATGTGAGACTTTTCAAGACGTGTTattttcatgagcccaacatTTGACAAAAATCCAAGAGTCTCGTGAGTAGATTCTCTAGTTGCATATGTGTTTGGCGTAATTTCAGGGGTCTCGTGAGTAGATTCTTTGGTGGTGTATGTGTTTGGCATAATTACAAAGGTCTCGTGAGTAGATTATTCTAGTGGCATATGTGTTTGGCGTTATTCCAGGGGTCTCGTGAGTAGATTTCTAGAGGGATATGTGTTTGGCATAGTTCCAAGGGTCTCGTGAGTATATTCTATGATGGTGTTTCTTTAGTGAATCCAATGTCAATGTTTGTATCTTGATAATTGagtcttttatatttttctcttgtaAATTGTATGTGTTGATGAATTATTGATAACATCTTATAACATGAATTATATGTTCTATATATgatactctttttttttgtaaattagcttaccatttgttatgttttttgttcttcttttgcaattgatcaccttattggtgtgAGCAAATGATGATGCAGGTGATAAAGACACACTTCTTATAGATGAGGAGCCAACTATCTGGGCCACTTGAACACTATTAGATCATGTTAGGTATAGTCttgtaatataattatattataatagctTGAATGTACATgtcttatattattatagtattATTTGTTGGATGGCtgatataagatatatattgGATAaactctttttatatatttataatgaaatgttttatttcaataatatcATACTACTAAATGTGATGTTACAAAtagtatgaaaaaaattataaataaataaataagtaaacaaaAGGTGTATAGAGAGAATAAAAAGttatagaaaaatgaaagaattataGATATCATAGAGTAAAATAAACTAAGAAAATAAGACAGAGTTATAGatagaagaaagagaagagatATAAGTGAAGAGGAACatactttttttcatataatcaTACTATAGTATGTGTATACAAGGTTTTCTAGGTATTTAAGCTAGTTAAGAATTTTgctttatttacataaaaagaaaacttaccTGAAGTGTCAGACTATTTCATTTGTCAAGGTAcccattgttaattatttagtGGTATGAGAATAATCCAAGTTTCACATTCGTATAACTTTTCATGAAAtggaaatatttaatataatttaaaaaaaaaatatcatacaacttttaatgtttttatgaattattaattgtatagataaatattatttaacagtcttaaatttattaattaatattttgtttaatcatatttattataatttattcttattttattcttttttatttataaatattagctatgagaagaaaaaaaacccttgacataaaacataaaactacTTTCagtattatgttttatattgtcttCTGGAACAATGGTGttcataacattaatatattagCATAAACATGATTTAGAAGTCGATGATAAAGtatcaattaatataataaaaaagaacaactttaaatataaaagagaataaatcaattttagtaagTCAAAATTCTATTTGATATTGcttatagaaaaagaaatcacaagTAAACTtcttttacataaataaaagtaacttaAATATATCCATAACATAATTTTATCTCTGAATTTTGTATAACAATGAGTAAACTAAAATAGCAAAGGTTTTTCTCTCTAAAAATGTTAgggaaatattaattaaaataaataataataattataagaaaaatacaaagatataaaaaatagaatattcaACAAttccaacaaataataataatataggacaaagatataaattatataaatgaagaaaGGGTAAAAATAGCCTAGGTTGACACACATATAACGTTAGAAAAACGCTTCAACTGCACAAGGCTAGACACAATATTATGCGCTCCTCTCCCAAAATACAACAACCCGTTAGATCGATCAAGTGCAGCCATGAATCTCCACACCTTTTGAACATCAATGTCTTAAAAGACAATACAAAGCATAAGATTGAAAACACTTCTTGTGAGTTGATGTGTTTGTTGTGTACTTTCCCTATGCACTAaagtggtatttataggtaaaaAAGGAAGACATAGAAATCAATTGTCAtcaatatgatttaaaaaataataatttacaatcaatttaaaaaaccaCTTACCAATAAATAGCATttacccataaaatcaatagtCTATAAAAACGTGAGTAACAataggatttttattttaattatttattttttaaattatattaattatttccaacaacccccacataatttaaaaaaaaataaaaaaaaataaaaatatattatcttttaaaacaaaatatgtagTTCAGCGTGAGGAACCCTGAAGGGTTTGAGCCTTACACCTAGTActtataaacttccacccgAGAAAATGCAGTGACTAAATTCTCTTGAGCTACATCCCCCTTAGACCGAGTTTTAGGAAATAACGCATATAATATTGGTGTTCATTTTAGGTTATAATAAGTGGGTTCACGTTATGACCTTGTGCATGTATTTTGTTCCATGAGTGTCACTTTTAGACTTGCCTATGTTACACAATGTcggccccaccatcacactcactaggtaaaccctcaaagggtggtttgtgacaCACACATCTACaataatttcttacaaaatagTAATAGAGGCCTAGTTGTAGGGTTTGGAATTCcctttattttttcacatcTCAGAACAACAAATATACAATCAATATATAAGGATATTCAATCCTAGAATTACGTTCCCCTATTAATCTAATGAGTTTTTTATGACTAATTTACAGGAAACATATTATTGACAAATCCTAAATATAGAAAAGATTTATATGATTGACAatcaatcaataataatttaacactCCTCCTCAAGTTGGTGCAAAGATGTCACGCATGCCCAACTTGACTAGAAATGTAGAAAACACTCAACTTGAGATAGGTTTGGTGAGAATATCAGCCAATTGGTCCTCAGATCAAATTTTAGGCAATTGCAAAATGTCCTCGTCCAGCATGAAAAATTTGTCCACCTCAACGTGTTTTGTACAATCATGTTGAACATGATTATGAGCAATATCATAAGCTATATTGTTGTCACAATACAATCGAATTGGTTGTCTAGATGGATATCCCAAACCTTGCAAAAGATTCCTTAACTATAATGTTTCACAAGAGCTAGTGCCATACCTCTAAATTCAGCTTCTGCACTTAAGCGAGCaacaacattttgtttcttgCTTCTCCATGTAACAAGATTACCATAAACAAAGGTGAAATATCCTAAATCATCTATTGATCTTGCCCA encodes the following:
- the LOC114170732 gene encoding beta-glucuronosyltransferase GlcAT14A-like, whose protein sequence is MMGSFHVEKKWQFPLIMISIVFIFFLATCFNMGLVSTIHSFNSILFFLPSRLAINQSAPVFVETKIPSTAPGPTVLAIPRFAYLISGSKNDLEKLWRTLLVLYHPLNHYIVHLDLESPLEVRLELASRIEKQPIFSEVGNVFMIQKANMVTYRGPTMISHTLHACAILLKRTKDWDWFINLSASDYPLVTQDDLLYTFSDVDRSLNFIEHTSHLGWKQEKRAMPLIIDPGLYRTNKSDVFWVGPKRTLPTAFKLFTGSAWMVLSRSFVEYVVWGWDNLPRTLLMYYTNFISSPEGYFQTVICNEPELAKTIVNSDLHYISWDNPPKQHPHVLTINDTNKMIASKAAFARKFKHNDPVLDEIDKQLLNREKEQLFTPGGWCSGNPTCSKVGNIYKITPGPGSRRLRFLVTRLTWMAKFGQKQCK